CAGATGCGCGTCGGTGCGCAGCAGCTTGGTCGCGAGCACAAACCCTCGGCTGTTGGTCACGATACCCTCCTCCTTGAGAAGTTGAGCAATCTGGGCAAGGTTCATCCCGCGCGCGATCGTCACCTGCCGCGCCGTCGCCTGCTTGTGCCAGAATTGCGGCAGGAAGAGCAGCGCGACCACAGCCACCACTGCGAGGAGCACGCAAGCGCTTGCTGCCGAACCCGCATATATGAGCAATCTGCGTCTCTTAGCAATCCACTTGCTCATGGACGTGCACCCGGCGTAGATTGCTCCCCTCGCCACCGTTGCAGGTAATCAGCGAGAATGCGACTGTGGTCAAAGGCAAGCTCCGAAGGAAGCTCGTCCACCGGAAAGACGGCGGCGGTCGCCGCATCGTCCTGGCCCTGCGGGGAGCCTTCCGCTTCGGCCACGAACACGATGGAAATGGTGTGGCCCCGCGGGTCGCGGTCCGGGTCCGAATAGACCCCCAGCAGCCCCTTCAAGCGGATGGACAGCCCTGTTTCCTCCTTCGCCTCGCGCACCACTGCCTGCTCGACCGTCTCGCCATAGTCCACAAAGCCGCCGGGCAGCGCCCAACCGAACGGCGGATTCTTGCGCCGGATG
This window of the Calditrichota bacterium genome carries:
- a CDS encoding endolytic transglycosylase MltG produces the protein MLIYAGSAASACVLLAVVAVVALLFLPQFWHKQATARQVTIARGMNLAQIAQLLKEEGIVTNSRGFVLATKLLRTDAHLKAGKYQLSPRLSYFRIVDLLRKGRVSAEWVRIPEGLDSWTVASILAR
- a CDS encoding NUDIX hydrolase — protein: MQSTKCPHCGQPISRHRNPVPTVDAVIEVSTPGRRDGIVLIRRKNPPFGWALPGGFVDYGETVEQAVVREAKEETGLSIRLKGLLGVYSDPDRDPRGHTISIVFVAEAEGSPQGQDDAATAAVFPVDELPSELAFDHSRILADYLQRWRGEQSTPGARP